The Christensenella timonensis DNA segment GCAGGTGCGCTATAAGATATTATAAAAATTAATTGGAGGCAAGACAAAATGAACATGAAAATGTATTACGACAGGGACTGCAATCTCTCGCTTTTGAAGGGCAAGACCGTTGCCATTATCGGCTACGGCAGCCAGGGACACGCGCATGCGCAGAACCTAAAGGAAAGCGGTGTAGACGTAGTGGTAGGCTTATATGAGGGCAGCAAGTCCTGGAAATCGGCGGAGGAAGCCGGACTCAAGGTCATGACCAGCGAAGAGGCTGCAAAGGCTGCCGATATCGTAATGATTCTCGTGCCGGACGAAAAGCAGGGCAAAATTTATGAAGGTATCGCGCCTTATATGACGGAAGGAAAATCCCTTGTTTTTGCCCATGGGTTCAATATCCATTTTGGCCAGATCGTCCCGCCCAAGGATGTGGACGTATGGATGGTTGCCCCCAAAGGCCCGGGCCACACGGTAAGGAGCCAGTTCCTGGAAGGCAAAGGCGTTCCGTGCCTGATCGCGATCCATCAGGATGCGACGGGAAAAGCGCGCGACCTGGCGCTTGCCTATGCGAGCGGCATCGGCGGAGGCCGTGCGGGTATTTTTGAAACAACCTTCCGCGAGGAAACGGAGACAGACCTCTTTGGCGAGCAGGCCGTATTGTGCGGCGGCGTATCTGAGCTGATTAAAGCGGGCTTCGACACGCTTGTAGCGGCGGGATATGCGCCGGAAATGGCATACTTTGAATGCTGCCACGAAATGAAGCT contains these protein-coding regions:
- the ilvC gene encoding ketol-acid reductoisomerase, which gives rise to MKMYYDRDCNLSLLKGKTVAIIGYGSQGHAHAQNLKESGVDVVVGLYEGSKSWKSAEEAGLKVMTSEEAAKAADIVMILVPDEKQGKIYEGIAPYMTEGKSLVFAHGFNIHFGQIVPPKDVDVWMVAPKGPGHTVRSQFLEGKGVPCLIAIHQDATGKARDLALAYASGIGGGRAGIFETTFREETETDLFGEQAVLCGGVSELIKAGFDTLVAAGYAPEMAYFECCHEMKLIVDLIFEGGLSRMRYSISDTAEYGDYVTGKRIITEDTRKEMKKVLSEIQDGTFARDWMLENQVKRPHFIAMRNIGKESQLEKTGEELRAKMSWHNKK